A stretch of DNA from Halobacterium sp. DL1:
CAGGCGATAACCAGCACTGTCACGACGCGTTCAACCACCGGGAATCCGAACCCGACCGCAGCCGTCCACGCGACGGCGGTGACAGTCGCCACCGTGAGCGCCGCGTAGAACAGCCAGCCGGCGGCCCGATCGGCGAGCACCTGCGTCCGGGACTTACTCCGCTGGGCCTCATCGACCAGCCGCATGATGCCCGAGAGAGCAGTCGCGTCGCCGGTTGCGGTCACCCGGACGCGAAGGCTTCCGTCTCGGTTTGTCGTCCCGCCGATGACCTCGTCACCGGGCTCCTTCGAGACGGGTTTGGACTCGCCGGTGAGCATCGACTCGTTGACGTTCGACTCCCCTTCCTCGACGACGCCGTCGGCTGGCACGTTCGCCCCGGGGCGAACAAGTACGAGGTCATCCTGCTGAAGTTCGGCGACCGGAACCGTCTCCGGCTCACCACCGTCTGTGAGCCGTTCGGCGGTGTCTGGCATCAGGTCGGCGAGGTGGTCGAGTGCTCCCGATGCACGGCGGACGCTCCGCATCTCGACCCAGTGGCCGAGCAGGAAGATGACGATGAGTGTGACGAGTTCCCAGAAGAACGGCTCGCCGACCCCGAACGCCACGGCCCCGATGCTGTAGACGAACGCGACAGTAATCGCCAGCGAGATCAGTAGCATCATCCCTGGCTCCCGGTTGTGAGCCTCGACGGCCCCCATCCGGAGGAACGGTACGCCCCCGTACCCGAATACGAGGAGCCCGAAGGCGGGCGCGATGAATTCGCTCCCAGTGAAGCCTATTGCGGCGAAGCCGAGCCACGACTGTAACGTAGTGCTGTAGTAGAGGACGGGCACTGCAAGGGCGAGACACACGAAGAACCGTCGTCTGAACATCGCCTCGTGCCCCGAGTGGTCGACCATTGAACCGTGGTCGTGGTCTGCGCTGCCGTGGTCGTTCTGACTGTGGCCGGCGTGATGGTTGTAATCGGGGGATTCGGCGCGATCATCGGTTTCGTCCGTCGCGCGGCGGTCGCTTTCGGTCTCGTAGCACGCGCAGACCCGACACCCAGGGCACGCTCGATCGGTGGGGCGCTCGGCGGGGGCGTGCTGATGATGCGCCGCGTGGTCGTCGTCCATCGGCCTCACTCCGAACGATCGAGGCGTTCTCGCCGTTGTTCGAATTCCTCCTCGGAGAGGTCTCCCCGTGCATAGGTGAGGCGCAGTTCTTCGAGTGCGGCGTCCGTATCATTGCTATTGGGAGGGTTAAACACTCTATACAGGAGGTATCCTCCACCAAGAAATATCACAAGCGGAACGATCCACATCACAAGCCACATCCACGATGCGCCTGCCCCATTCCACATCCCGCCGTCCCACATGTGTCCACTACCCCACATCGTCATCATCGGCCATGCGAACACCATCATCAAAACTGGAAGGAGTATCACGATGGCGACAACGAGCACGAGGAGTCGGTCAAATCCGTCACTCTGGGCCATGCATAGCGTTGGCGGACTGGAGTGATAAGTCCAGCACATGATGGCAGTGAATTGGGAAGTGTACGCTCTGTATTCAGCAAACCTCGTCTGACAGAAAGTAAGTAGTTCTCAGAGGCTGTACTGAATACAGGGCGCGAATACAGCACGGATGGTTCTCCGAATCGGGCTAACTCAGTTCGGTGGTTACAGGGTATGAGGAACTATGGTGGTGTAGTGAGGTTTGATCGGGTCGTCTTAAGCTGTTGTGCCATAAATTCACTAACAATTAACAGTCAGTTCCCTCAGCACCCAACTGCTGTAGATGATAAATACGGAATAAACGCAGGCTGTCTCTAGTTACTCATTTTTTTGTGTTTCATTCCCGTGGCCACTGATATCACGGAAAGCGGAGAAATATAAACTACTATACCATTCCCGCTGTCTCGAAAAATGGTGCCGTCTTCGGATTAGTGTCCGTGGCCGAGCGCTTCGTTACACATCGTGTTGAGTTCCGAGATCTTCTTCGTGACGCTCTCGGGCTTGTCCTGTGGCGGCTCCTCGAGCGCAGGTTGGCCGTGAGCGTCCGGTTCTCCGACGATGATGCTACCAATCATTCCGACCGTTTCGTGGGGCGTGCAGTAGTAGTGGTAGACCCCTTCAGTCTCGAAGGTGTGTTCGAACGTTGCGCCTGCCTCCGAGAGGAGGCTGCTGTCCCACGACGCGGCTCCGTCGGGGACGAGCTGTGGTTGATCGTTGTCTGGGTGGTAGGCCGTGGCAGAGTGGCTCCCACTTTCGTTGTGGAAGGTCACCGTGCCGCCGACCTCGACTCGGGCCACGTGAGGGTCGAAGTGGTACGTCCCGTCCGTCGTGATCATGTTCACCTGTGCTGTTTCCGTCGGGGCACCAATCTCCTCATCAGGATGGCTGTCTTCGCCGTGACCCTCTTCTTCGTCGTCGTGGCTCTCTTCTTCTGCCTGGCCACCCGAACAGCCAGCGAGACCAATGGCCGCCGCGGTACCAGATAGGCTGAGCATCCGTCGCCGGGTGTACAGAGATTCGTTTGTCATGGGATCAGTCACCTTGCACTTGAGGATACGCTTGCTGGGATAATGGGCGGGTCGCTGTTTTGCGCGCGACGCAAAACGATTCCCTCTTTAAGTATCTTGGAGTATTCATGAACTATTGCGAGGAACATCCGTGTCCACACAGGAACGCTCTGACGAACTCTTGGAGCTCCTCGGCCAAGAACGAGTCCGGCAGATTCTGGCCGCGACGAGTCAGGAATCTAGGTCTGCGAAGGAACTCAGCACAGAGTGTGATGTCGCGCTCTCAACCATCTATCGCCGAGTTGAGGACATGATTACCAACGACTTGCTCGTCGAGCAGACACGGATCGAA
This window harbors:
- a CDS encoding ATPase, which gives rise to MDDDHAAHHQHAPAERPTDRACPGCRVCACYETESDRRATDETDDRAESPDYNHHAGHSQNDHGSADHDHGSMVDHSGHEAMFRRRFFVCLALAVPVLYYSTTLQSWLGFAAIGFTGSEFIAPAFGLLVFGYGGVPFLRMGAVEAHNREPGMMLLISLAITVAFVYSIGAVAFGVGEPFFWELVTLIVIFLLGHWVEMRSVRRASGALDHLADLMPDTAERLTDGGEPETVPVAELQQDDLVLVRPGANVPADGVVEEGESNVNESMLTGESKPVSKEPGDEVIGGTTNRDGSLRVRVTATGDATALSGIMRLVDEAQRSKSRTQVLADRAAGWLFYAALTVATVTAVAWTAAVGFGFPVVERVVTVLVIACPHALGLAVPLVVAINTSMAASNGMLIRDRIAMEEARNLDVVVFDKTGTLTKGEQGIVDVTTTGTLTENEALTLMAAVETDSEHMIGEAILSEVEERGLTVPDATGFEALEGRGVRATVDTTAVTSGTGETKRESVHVGGPNLIRHLGVEIPGEIDAFAERAGSRGQGVVYLLREEEAVAAVALADVVREESFEAIEALHQMGVEVAMLTGDSEDVARAVSEELGIDTYFAEVLPADKDEKIVELQEGGTLVAMVGDGVNDAPALTRADVGIAIGSGTDVAVESADVVLVENDPRDVASLVRLSRKSYRKMQENIVWAAGYNVIALPLAAGLLAPIGVLLSPAVGAVLMSASTIVVAVNAQLLRRADISN
- a CDS encoding ArsR family transcriptional regulator, whose protein sequence is MSTQERSDELLELLGQERVRQILAATSQESRSAKELSTECDVALSTIYRRVEDMITNDLLVEQTRIESDGSHHSVYEAKVDHLDVDIDDGTIDVSVHVRENASERFSRIWSEIRES